A region of Brevinema andersonii DNA encodes the following proteins:
- the tsf gene encoding translation elongation factor Ts yields MASVSMEDIKKLKEMTGAGLMDAKRTLEETNGDIDKAVKILRQKGLAKAGKRAENETHEGTIAVCQEGNKVLILRVNCETDFVAKTEVFQEFAGHAAKMILEAGLTCGADLPTALDEERKSAIAKLGENIILSEWKFIEGSGTVYSYVHMNKIGVAVDFAGNPSEETMKNVAMQIASMNPIGLKKEDIPADIVAREQEIYQEKARQSGKPEAVLPRIVEGMMNKFYQENILLEQPFVFDESKKVSDLLGSVTINAFIRVSL; encoded by the coding sequence ATGGCTTCTGTAAGCATGGAAGATATTAAAAAGTTAAAAGAAATGACAGGCGCAGGCTTGATGGACGCAAAACGTACACTGGAAGAAACAAATGGCGATATTGATAAAGCAGTTAAGATTCTGCGTCAAAAGGGATTAGCAAAAGCAGGCAAACGTGCTGAGAACGAAACTCATGAAGGCACAATTGCTGTATGCCAAGAAGGTAATAAAGTATTAATACTTAGAGTTAACTGTGAAACCGATTTTGTTGCTAAAACAGAAGTATTTCAGGAGTTTGCTGGGCATGCTGCGAAAATGATTTTAGAAGCTGGGTTAACATGTGGTGCAGATTTGCCTACTGCTCTCGATGAGGAAAGAAAAAGTGCGATTGCAAAACTTGGGGAAAATATTATTCTTTCGGAGTGGAAATTTATTGAAGGTTCTGGAACAGTTTATTCTTATGTCCATATGAACAAAATTGGCGTAGCTGTTGATTTTGCAGGTAACCCGTCCGAAGAAACAATGAAAAATGTGGCTATGCAGATTGCTTCGATGAATCCCATTGGGCTTAAAAAAGAAGATATTCCTGCAGATATTGTGGCCCGCGAACAGGAAATATATCAAGAGAAAGCACGCCAATCCGGCAAGCCTGAAGCAGTACTTCCGAGAATCGTTGAAGGAATGATGAATAAATTTTATCAAGAAAATATTCTTTTAGAACAGCCTTTTGTATTTGATGAAAGCAAAAAAGTTTCGGATCTGCTTGGTTCTGTAACAATAAATGCTTTTATTCGAGTTTCTCTCTGA
- a CDS encoding sodium-dependent transporter produces the protein MSQQRESWASSIGVILAVAGSAVGLGNFLRFPGQLAQNGGGAFLIPYFIALLVIGIPISWLEWTMGRYGGAHGHGTSPGVFNILFRKPWAKYLSSVSLLAIMFISFYYFYLESILLGYAWFSITGDLVTLAKGGQSGQFFSDYLNFNIRILGFPAALIFFVITIALNAGVIAMGVCKGIERLAKILMPLLLILGIILLIRALTLPGMEQGIAFMWNPDFSKLADPQVWLAASGQIFFTLSIGMGCLINYASYLKRDKDIALSSLAANATNEFAEVILGGMIIIPMAASVLGASALSDIAKSGTFHLSLITMPAMLTQLPFAQLFSIVWFFLLFFAGITSSLSMYQPLMSFCTEELKWKSSHTLIGLGLMSLVMGTYVALDSSLSTLDELDFWGGNLFLLLFGAIESVMYATHIDYKKGWLELHKGAHIKIPVAYCFVLKYVTPVFLCVILIAWVISNGPKYFLMTNYSLEARPSIFITRVILLTIAVAVNFLIAYAWRKHNHDEKLLIKVEDSLHD, from the coding sequence ATGTCACAGCAACGTGAATCATGGGCATCGTCAATAGGTGTCATCTTAGCTGTTGCGGGTTCTGCCGTAGGGTTGGGTAACTTCTTGCGGTTTCCTGGACAGCTTGCACAAAATGGTGGGGGAGCATTTCTCATTCCTTATTTTATTGCTCTACTTGTTATTGGTATTCCTATTTCATGGCTCGAATGGACCATGGGTCGTTACGGTGGTGCTCACGGCCACGGTACGTCCCCGGGTGTTTTCAACATCCTTTTCCGCAAACCTTGGGCTAAATATCTAAGTTCTGTCAGTTTGCTAGCTATCATGTTTATTTCGTTTTATTATTTTTATTTAGAATCTATCCTTTTAGGGTATGCATGGTTTTCGATTACTGGAGATCTTGTAACACTGGCAAAAGGCGGCCAATCTGGTCAGTTTTTCAGTGATTACCTCAATTTTAACATCCGTATTTTGGGTTTTCCAGCAGCTCTGATTTTCTTTGTTATTACAATTGCGCTTAATGCAGGTGTTATTGCGATGGGAGTTTGTAAAGGCATCGAACGGCTTGCAAAAATCCTGATGCCTCTGCTTTTGATTCTTGGAATTATTCTGTTAATTCGTGCCTTGACTCTTCCCGGAATGGAACAAGGGATTGCTTTTATGTGGAATCCTGATTTTTCAAAGCTTGCTGATCCTCAAGTCTGGCTTGCTGCTTCTGGTCAAATTTTCTTTACGCTCAGTATAGGAATGGGATGCCTTATTAATTATGCATCTTATTTGAAACGCGATAAAGACATTGCTTTGTCATCGCTTGCAGCTAATGCAACTAACGAATTTGCTGAAGTTATTTTGGGAGGGATGATTATTATCCCAATGGCTGCATCTGTTCTTGGTGCTTCGGCTCTTAGCGATATCGCCAAAAGCGGTACATTTCATCTTAGTCTTATAACTATGCCTGCAATGCTTACGCAGCTTCCGTTTGCGCAACTTTTTTCTATTGTCTGGTTTTTTCTATTGTTTTTTGCTGGAATTACGTCTAGCTTGTCGATGTATCAACCTTTGATGAGCTTCTGCACGGAAGAACTTAAGTGGAAATCTTCTCATACTTTGATAGGATTAGGATTAATGTCGCTTGTGATGGGTACTTATGTGGCGTTGGATTCCAGTCTCAGTACGCTGGATGAACTTGATTTTTGGGGCGGAAATTTGTTTTTACTTCTGTTTGGGGCAATTGAGTCTGTGATGTATGCTACGCACATTGATTACAAAAAGGGCTGGCTCGAACTTCACAAAGGTGCGCATATTAAAATTCCCGTTGCATACTGTTTTGTGCTTAAGTATGTGACGCCGGTATTTTTATGTGTTATTTTAATTGCATGGGTTATTTCCAACGGACCCAAATATTTCCTCATGACTAATTATTCTCTTGAAGCACGTCCTTCCATTTTTATTACACGAGTTATTCTTTTAACTATTGCGGTAGCTGTGAATTTTCTTATTGCTTACGCTTGGAGAAAGCATAATCATGATGAAAAATTGTTGATAAAAGTGGAGGATTCCCTACATGATTAA
- a CDS encoding SPOR domain-containing protein, producing MARVKFLDVLEETRTRPTQRQSFDGRDSEPFSGERQDRFESPRDSGAYGDRFESEYRIPRRETVAERYAREPRPAYDTGYSGRKDFSARPQASAPKAPLLLNDENRMLWTGALFIFFGGMLFLTGYWLGKAVTSKVKSEGLASLSEARDFRREELGNAYTVKDLPSISPPKAVTVDIPQPAPKPASQAAKKITPKPVPAAPKKPAVVSEFVVQVSAHTSIEAARLVEDKLVSAGYSAYTSESLVGSNRYFRVRIRGFNNKNDAEKVLASVKTLGLGTDGYVLRLD from the coding sequence ATGGCTAGAGTAAAATTTTTGGATGTGCTCGAAGAAACACGCACCAGACCCACTCAAAGGCAAAGCTTTGACGGACGCGACTCCGAACCGTTTTCCGGGGAACGGCAGGATCGTTTTGAATCTCCGCGCGATTCCGGAGCTTATGGAGACCGATTCGAAAGCGAATATCGTATTCCACGCAGGGAAACCGTTGCTGAACGTTATGCGCGCGAACCACGACCCGCTTACGATACAGGGTATTCCGGACGGAAAGATTTTTCTGCAAGGCCGCAAGCTTCGGCTCCAAAAGCTCCCTTGCTCCTTAACGATGAAAATCGTATGCTTTGGACAGGAGCTTTGTTTATTTTCTTTGGAGGGATGCTTTTTTTGACAGGCTACTGGCTTGGTAAGGCAGTAACCAGTAAGGTAAAAAGCGAAGGGCTTGCCTCTCTTAGCGAAGCTCGTGATTTCCGCCGTGAAGAACTCGGAAATGCTTATACAGTAAAGGATCTGCCTTCAATATCTCCTCCAAAAGCAGTGACGGTCGATATTCCACAGCCTGCTCCGAAGCCGGCTTCTCAGGCAGCAAAAAAAATCACACCTAAACCTGTGCCAGCTGCTCCTAAAAAACCTGCGGTTGTCAGTGAATTTGTTGTGCAGGTTTCGGCGCATACGTCTATCGAGGCTGCACGTCTCGTTGAGGATAAACTGGTTTCAGCAGGTTACAGTGCTTACACATCGGAAAGCCTTGTTGGTAGCAACCGTTATTTTCGTGTACGAATCCGCGGATTCAACAATAAAAACGATGCCGAAAAGGTACTTGCTTCTGTTAAAACCCTCGGGCTTGGGACTGATGGTTATGTTTTGAGACTTGATTAA
- a CDS encoding RluA family pseudouridine synthase, whose translation MPEISEFLSESEEFCSIKFTVLYSGWRVDHALSEISDDLTRSSLKQRLRLLTVNGKPVKLSAKLRKGDLVEAVWMKHLEPSFEPEEVDFGIIYRDHDLMIIDKPWNLTVHPAKGHESGTLANGVLHFFRSRNLDEGFGAENRPGIVHRLDKDTRGLMIIALNAESSYKLCRAFKERRIKKIYKAIVKGTAPDFGIVDKPIGRSLYDRKKMAIVPRGRPSVTEFKTLERLNGASLVACNLLTGRTHQIRVHMASLGYPVLGDLLYGKTTIPLPGIALLASYLKFEHPKTGMEMEFKLPDPPEFLDLLQSLRE comes from the coding sequence ATGCCTGAAATATCGGAATTTCTTTCGGAAAGTGAAGAATTTTGCTCAATAAAATTCACCGTGCTCTACAGCGGTTGGCGGGTAGATCATGCACTTTCCGAAATTTCTGACGACTTGACCCGCAGTTCGCTAAAGCAACGTCTACGTTTGCTTACTGTTAACGGAAAACCTGTAAAGCTTTCTGCAAAACTTCGGAAAGGAGATCTTGTAGAAGCTGTTTGGATGAAGCATTTAGAACCATCGTTCGAGCCAGAAGAGGTTGACTTCGGTATCATCTATCGCGATCATGATTTGATGATTATTGATAAACCTTGGAATTTGACTGTCCATCCAGCAAAAGGTCATGAAAGTGGCACATTAGCGAACGGGGTTTTGCATTTTTTTCGCAGTAGGAATCTTGACGAGGGTTTCGGAGCCGAAAACCGTCCTGGTATTGTGCACCGTTTGGATAAGGATACGCGTGGTTTGATGATTATCGCCTTAAATGCGGAATCCTCTTATAAACTATGTAGGGCCTTTAAAGAGCGCCGAATCAAAAAAATTTATAAGGCTATTGTTAAAGGAACTGCACCAGACTTTGGTATTGTGGACAAACCGATCGGTCGATCGTTGTATGATAGAAAAAAAATGGCTATTGTGCCCAGAGGACGTCCTTCTGTGACCGAATTCAAAACTTTGGAGCGTCTGAATGGTGCTAGCTTGGTTGCCTGCAATCTTTTGACAGGACGCACACATCAAATTCGTGTCCATATGGCTTCGCTTGGGTATCCAGTGCTGGGCGATCTGCTGTATGGAAAAACAACTATTCCTTTACCTGGGATAGCGTTACTAGCCTCGTATTTGAAATTTGAGCATCCTAAAACCGGCATGGAAATGGAATTCAAACTGCCGGATCCTCCTGAATTTTTGGATCTGTTGCAGTCACTGAGGGAATAG
- a CDS encoding NAD(+)/NADH kinase: MKTALITGKILQHDLQPIIDNLRRELEKYKIDSFLNAQEDPVQQKFDIAFSVGGDGSFLGAARRLAQYRKPIVIVYAGSLGFLPSILPNTLQEGLKLVLEESHWIKRMMLSGQSDGHTLLALNEFLFSGDQKGSLSEFIIIINGSAVMRVRADSLIISTPTGSTAYNLSAGGPIVLPDMELLLITPVCSHILGERPLVVGLNNKIEIVNVNTHAQVWGDGQDYITLKKNACFTIDQNPHYVKCQSVTTKEFFQSLSVKLGWNF, from the coding sequence ATGAAAACTGCCTTAATTACAGGAAAAATTTTACAGCATGATCTACAGCCCATTATCGACAATCTTCGGCGAGAATTGGAAAAGTACAAAATTGATTCCTTTTTGAACGCTCAGGAAGATCCAGTGCAGCAAAAATTTGATATTGCATTTTCGGTAGGCGGAGACGGAAGTTTTTTAGGGGCTGCTCGTCGGCTTGCCCAATATAGAAAACCAATTGTTATTGTTTATGCAGGTAGCCTAGGATTTTTACCTAGCATTCTACCAAACACGTTGCAGGAAGGTTTAAAGCTCGTTCTGGAAGAAAGTCATTGGATTAAGCGCATGATGCTTTCAGGTCAAAGCGATGGCCATACGCTCTTAGCTTTGAATGAGTTTTTGTTTTCGGGAGATCAAAAAGGTTCGCTGTCTGAGTTTATTATTATAATCAACGGAAGTGCCGTCATGAGGGTTCGCGCCGATAGCCTTATTATCTCGACACCAACAGGCAGTACAGCTTATAATCTTTCAGCAGGTGGCCCCATCGTGCTTCCAGATATGGAATTATTGTTGATTACGCCGGTATGTTCTCATATTCTAGGAGAACGGCCATTGGTAGTAGGGCTTAACAACAAAATAGAAATCGTCAACGTAAACACCCACGCTCAAGTCTGGGGTGACGGTCAGGATTACATTACATTGAAAAAAAACGCATGCTTTACAATCGATCAAAATCCCCATTACGTCAAATGCCAAAGTGTCACAACAAAAGAATTTTTCCAAAGCTTGTCCGTGAAGCTGGGTTGGAATTTCTAA
- the rpsB gene encoding 30S ribosomal protein S2: protein MRNLLEAGVHFGHQTKRWNPKMKPYIFTKRNGIYIIDLRYTTEKLKEAYAAMKEIAEKGGQVLFVGTKKQAQQAIKDEGTRCGMFHVSKRWLGGTLTNFPTIKKSVDKMKRFENKLEKQGDSMIKRERAALQKEVDRMHAFYDGIRDMKKLPQAIWVVDVKREINAVLEARKLGIKVFGIADTNIDPDLLDYLVPGNDDAIRSVALLTGIMADAVIEGAGFHAKTEGISPEEEIVEESVEQAIFNPTTLDDSVDELAESYEKTTE from the coding sequence ATGCGCAATCTGCTGGAAGCTGGCGTACACTTCGGTCATCAGACGAAACGATGGAATCCCAAAATGAAGCCATATATTTTTACGAAGCGGAACGGGATATACATTATAGACTTGCGTTACACGACGGAAAAGCTGAAGGAAGCTTATGCCGCAATGAAAGAAATCGCTGAAAAAGGCGGGCAGGTGTTGTTTGTAGGCACAAAAAAACAAGCACAACAAGCGATCAAAGATGAAGGTACGCGTTGTGGAATGTTCCACGTAAGTAAGCGTTGGTTGGGCGGTACGCTTACAAATTTTCCTACGATTAAAAAAAGTGTTGACAAGATGAAGCGTTTTGAAAATAAACTGGAAAAGCAAGGCGATAGCATGATTAAGCGTGAACGAGCTGCGTTACAAAAAGAAGTAGATCGTATGCATGCGTTTTATGATGGTATCCGTGATATGAAAAAACTGCCTCAAGCTATCTGGGTAGTTGATGTCAAACGCGAAATTAATGCTGTTCTTGAAGCACGTAAATTGGGTATTAAAGTGTTTGGAATTGCAGATACTAATATTGATCCGGATTTGCTTGATTATCTGGTTCCAGGCAACGATGATGCGATTCGTTCAGTAGCTTTATTAACGGGTATTATGGCGGATGCAGTCATTGAAGGGGCTGGTTTCCACGCTAAAACTGAAGGAATTTCTCCGGAAGAAGAAATTGTTGAAGAATCTGTAGAGCAAGCAATTTTCAACCCGACAACTCTTGATGATTCCGTTGACGAATTGGCAGAGTCTTACGAAAAAACAACCGAATAG
- a CDS encoding chromosome segregation SMC family protein, which produces MAVYLKSLDLQGFKSFGTKTHIEFSDGITGIVGPNGCGKSNVIEAMKWVLGEQSAKSLRGDKMQDIIFAGTKHRSASGMAEVSLTLNNELNWLSIDYPEVSIGRRVFRSGEGQYFVNGVRSRLKDTVELFLDTGVGRDSYAIFEQGKIDRLLSESAEERRILFEDFAGISKFKFRKEEAEKKLNQARENLDRLQETLNRLEKEIASLELQAQDADAYNHLNSVLRETEVKFEVSRVLNMRKEIERRERDAITLKNALQPLSDALNDLEIQMVLSDEALGEKEQLFGKMNEKYIRLEKELTEAKTRYNSAERNIKDSRNRLIELDLRAQQDLDRMEEWEDTLADKRDAVSDAEKKQAKAKELLLQAENIQQELKNKTDCAEQALLEASQAAGFKKAVTRDDIDTLRREIAEIHGQLFVFESDVIRFDDIKKNKAHTLNREEEEFLKLERALNTASTERKLFSERKKNARQETELLERTIQELQKQYKLAQVEEKNCDAKILSAIDAQMNALKRFHLEEPHLTAELNAYLSKTEQSISMGKGITMQDFLDLKSLLEANKQAYDHLLSAFFGEGGAFTEKLALTEEIEKLSDQLDREKEKYDKQRSCLSEIEREENEQIRVRNQLESEYKTIERDLKKTKADFEQAQFQGDQTRRELESARKILQAKEKLSEEIETIIADYDKQHQWLRQEHGHHQDELAQARIGFGSAEAQAKALQSDIRLLEQRLDDIRRSIDTYESDKKNLSRTITELEEEMEDLLAEQEDLAPELSRLRDAMGRNADEINDLKRSKKVLELIHKDNLEKFTKLQLRESEIEGSLAERRETLEAMRQSLREQFKIGENDIALEESDTVDHLNKTIREYRNRLNQMGGVNLLAIEQFQAAKDQYTELLRQKTDIETAADDTESLIKETNRESAERFNKAFEEIRRSFKDLFSELFDGGRADLILKDKNDPLNSGIDIMAEPPGQKFQSVSLLSGGQRAMVAIAVIFSILKLKPTPFVILDEMDAPLDDENIERFKKLLVRFKGTSQFVIVSHSKSTLEACDVLFAVTMEELGCSKVLSVAFDETEQLLFAE; this is translated from the coding sequence ATGGCTGTATATTTGAAATCCCTAGATCTTCAAGGATTCAAGTCTTTCGGAACAAAAACTCATATTGAATTTTCTGATGGTATTACCGGTATTGTCGGACCGAATGGCTGCGGCAAATCAAACGTCATCGAGGCAATGAAGTGGGTTCTGGGCGAACAAAGCGCCAAATCCCTACGCGGCGACAAAATGCAGGATATTATTTTCGCGGGGACAAAACACCGGTCAGCATCGGGAATGGCGGAAGTTTCGTTGACCCTCAACAACGAACTCAACTGGCTTTCGATTGATTACCCAGAAGTATCAATCGGGCGTCGTGTTTTCCGTTCGGGCGAGGGCCAGTATTTTGTCAACGGCGTGCGTTCGCGGCTAAAGGATACAGTTGAACTTTTCCTTGATACAGGTGTCGGGCGCGATTCGTACGCAATTTTTGAGCAAGGAAAAATAGACCGTTTGCTGTCGGAATCAGCAGAAGAACGAAGGATTTTATTTGAAGATTTTGCCGGTATTTCAAAATTTAAATTCCGAAAAGAAGAAGCCGAAAAAAAACTCAACCAGGCACGTGAAAATCTGGACAGGCTCCAGGAAACGCTTAACCGCCTCGAGAAAGAAATCGCCTCGCTGGAGCTGCAGGCACAGGACGCAGATGCTTACAATCATTTGAACTCGGTCCTGCGCGAAACCGAAGTTAAATTTGAAGTATCCCGGGTTCTCAATATGAGAAAAGAAATCGAACGCCGTGAACGCGATGCCATAACCCTTAAGAATGCCTTACAACCTCTTTCTGATGCGCTCAACGACCTCGAAATTCAAATGGTTCTTTCAGACGAAGCTTTGGGCGAAAAAGAACAGTTATTTGGGAAGATGAATGAAAAATATATCCGGCTGGAAAAAGAGCTCACCGAAGCAAAAACACGTTATAATTCAGCTGAACGGAATATTAAAGATTCTCGGAACCGTCTTATTGAGCTGGATTTGAGGGCACAGCAGGATCTTGACAGGATGGAAGAATGGGAAGACACTCTTGCAGACAAGCGTGATGCCGTTTCGGATGCAGAAAAAAAACAGGCAAAAGCAAAAGAATTGTTACTCCAGGCAGAAAATATTCAGCAGGAATTGAAAAACAAAACGGATTGTGCCGAACAAGCACTTTTGGAAGCATCTCAAGCGGCTGGATTCAAAAAAGCGGTTACGCGGGACGATATTGATACTCTGCGTAGAGAAATCGCAGAAATCCATGGCCAACTTTTTGTTTTTGAATCGGATGTTATTCGATTTGACGACATCAAAAAAAATAAGGCCCATACTTTAAACCGCGAAGAAGAAGAATTTCTCAAGCTGGAAAGAGCATTAAACACCGCAAGCACAGAAAGGAAGCTGTTTTCAGAGCGAAAAAAAAATGCGCGACAGGAAACAGAGCTTCTGGAAAGAACAATACAAGAATTACAAAAACAATACAAATTAGCACAAGTTGAGGAAAAAAATTGTGATGCAAAAATTCTTTCCGCCATTGACGCACAGATGAATGCCTTAAAACGTTTTCATCTGGAAGAACCACACCTTACTGCGGAATTAAATGCATACCTATCGAAGACAGAACAGTCAATCTCTATGGGTAAAGGCATTACTATGCAGGATTTTCTTGATCTCAAAAGCCTATTAGAAGCTAACAAACAAGCTTATGATCATTTATTGTCAGCATTTTTCGGAGAAGGGGGTGCTTTTACGGAAAAGCTTGCGTTAACGGAGGAGATTGAAAAGTTATCAGATCAGCTTGATCGAGAAAAAGAAAAATATGATAAACAACGGAGCTGTCTTTCGGAGATTGAGCGAGAGGAAAATGAACAAATCCGAGTACGAAACCAACTTGAATCAGAATACAAAACCATTGAACGCGATCTTAAAAAAACAAAAGCTGATTTCGAACAAGCACAATTTCAGGGAGACCAAACACGTCGCGAACTTGAATCGGCACGAAAAATTTTACAAGCAAAAGAAAAGCTTTCGGAAGAAATTGAAACGATTATCGCTGACTATGACAAGCAACATCAATGGTTGCGTCAGGAACATGGGCATCATCAAGATGAACTAGCTCAAGCACGCATTGGATTTGGATCAGCGGAAGCGCAGGCAAAAGCCCTACAGTCGGACATTCGGTTGCTGGAGCAACGTCTGGATGATATTCGGCGCAGTATTGACACTTACGAAAGCGATAAAAAAAATCTTTCTCGAACTATTACAGAGCTCGAGGAAGAAATGGAAGATTTGCTTGCAGAACAAGAAGATCTTGCTCCGGAATTGTCTCGACTTCGAGACGCAATGGGCCGGAATGCTGATGAAATCAACGACTTGAAAAGGTCCAAAAAAGTTCTGGAATTGATACATAAAGATAATCTAGAAAAGTTTACAAAACTGCAACTCCGGGAGAGCGAAATTGAAGGTTCGCTGGCAGAACGCCGTGAAACGCTTGAAGCAATGCGCCAAAGTTTGAGGGAACAGTTCAAAATAGGAGAAAACGATATTGCTTTGGAAGAAAGCGATACGGTTGATCATCTGAATAAAACCATACGCGAATACAGAAACCGCTTGAATCAGATGGGAGGTGTGAATTTGCTGGCAATTGAGCAATTTCAAGCGGCAAAAGACCAATATACCGAACTGCTGCGGCAGAAAACCGATATCGAAACCGCTGCGGACGATACAGAATCATTGATAAAAGAAACGAATCGAGAATCGGCAGAACGATTTAACAAAGCATTTGAAGAAATTCGCCGTTCATTTAAGGATTTGTTTTCGGAGCTGTTCGACGGTGGCCGTGCGGATTTAATTTTGAAAGACAAAAACGATCCACTCAACTCGGGAATCGATATCATGGCCGAACCACCGGGCCAGAAATTTCAAAGCGTCAGTTTACTTTCGGGTGGACAACGAGCAATGGTAGCTATTGCGGTGATTTTTTCTATCCTCAAGCTCAAACCGACTCCGTTTGTGATCCTTGACGAGATGGACGCCCCACTGGATGATGAAAATATCGAACGCTTCAAAAAATTGCTCGTACGCTTCAAAGGTACCAGTCAATTTGTGATCGTATCGCACTCGAAATCTACGCTGGAAGCCTGTGATGTGCTTTTTGCTGTAACAATGGAGGAACTCGGGTGTTCGAAAGTATTAAGTGTTGCATTCGACGAAACAGAACAGCTCCTTTTTGCAGAATAA
- the recN gene encoding DNA repair protein RecN, translating to MLGRISIKNYAVIDELDIDFEDGFSVLTGETGAGKSVLIGALGLLLGDRSDTSMIRTGAEKLTIEGEFSIKDVKIQQTLKELGIYNPEILIIRREISTTGKNRAFINGTQETVARLEEVGDLLADIHGQHDHQLLLNKKVHIDLLDSFGNLQLERDAFKILYEEALTKIKEEQLFQANTEALKKERDYYASAYAEITKADLQPEDEQEFEEKLSRMQNSEKIFDALNRAYQSIYQAEINASLMLEDAKRSISGIINFSKKYEELVEILEDALEKSRESAHLLSSYLDETDYNATDMDAIIDKISLIKELKRKYQKQTIQEINDFAEECQLLLDKADNFEAEFARLAQQKTEIIEKLKEKALSLSKMRQNIAKEIQEKIEAELHFLGMEKSRFLAHINYVKDENSFLLLNEHAIRVTSNGIDNVEFLISANPGEEPKPLQKIASGGEISRIMLALKSTLAQNDPIEISIFDEIDAGIGGMTAHHVAVKMVEIAKTRQVFCITHLAQIAAKARYHYLISKSVQDNKTFTKVQLLNKEERVHEISRMLGASGENSEKLAREMLDEK from the coding sequence ATGCTGGGAAGAATCAGTATTAAAAACTATGCCGTAATTGACGAGCTAGACATAGATTTCGAAGATGGATTTTCAGTGCTTACGGGCGAAACAGGTGCTGGTAAATCCGTATTAATTGGTGCTTTGGGATTACTTTTAGGTGACCGCAGTGATACTTCCATGATTCGGACAGGAGCAGAAAAACTCACCATCGAAGGCGAATTTTCCATTAAAGACGTGAAAATTCAACAAACACTTAAAGAGCTGGGAATTTACAATCCAGAAATTTTGATTATACGCCGTGAAATTTCTACAACTGGCAAAAATCGGGCTTTTATCAACGGCACACAAGAAACAGTGGCACGACTTGAAGAAGTTGGGGATCTTCTTGCCGACATACATGGTCAGCACGACCACCAGCTTCTGCTTAACAAAAAGGTCCATATTGATCTTTTGGATTCGTTCGGCAACCTGCAGCTGGAACGCGATGCATTCAAAATTTTGTATGAAGAAGCCTTAACAAAAATTAAAGAAGAACAACTGTTTCAAGCAAACACCGAAGCTCTCAAAAAAGAACGCGATTATTACGCAAGTGCTTATGCAGAAATAACAAAAGCTGATCTTCAACCTGAAGACGAACAGGAATTCGAAGAAAAATTATCCCGGATGCAGAACAGTGAAAAAATTTTCGATGCTTTAAATCGTGCTTATCAAAGCATTTATCAAGCAGAAATTAATGCCTCTTTAATGCTTGAAGATGCAAAACGCTCTATATCTGGAATTATCAATTTTTCCAAAAAATATGAGGAGCTTGTGGAAATTTTAGAAGATGCACTGGAAAAATCCCGAGAAAGTGCTCATTTGCTTTCGAGCTATCTCGACGAAACCGATTACAATGCCACCGACATGGATGCCATAATTGACAAAATATCGCTTATCAAAGAGCTAAAACGTAAATATCAGAAGCAAACCATTCAAGAAATAAATGATTTTGCAGAAGAATGCCAGCTGTTGCTGGATAAAGCTGATAATTTTGAAGCAGAATTTGCCCGTCTAGCACAACAAAAAACTGAGATTATTGAAAAACTTAAAGAAAAAGCACTGAGTCTTTCGAAAATGCGGCAAAATATTGCAAAAGAAATTCAAGAAAAAATTGAAGCTGAATTACATTTTCTTGGCATGGAAAAATCGAGATTTTTAGCACACATTAACTATGTAAAGGATGAGAATTCTTTTTTACTGCTTAATGAGCATGCCATTCGCGTAACTTCAAACGGCATCGACAATGTAGAGTTTTTGATTTCAGCTAATCCTGGCGAAGAACCGAAACCTTTGCAAAAAATAGCATCAGGCGGTGAAATTTCGCGCATTATGCTGGCACTTAAAAGTACCCTCGCTCAAAATGACCCAATTGAAATCAGTATTTTCGATGAAATAGACGCTGGAATCGGTGGTATGACGGCTCATCATGTTGCGGTCAAGATGGTAGAAATTGCAAAAACTAGGCAAGTTTTTTGTATTACCCATTTGGCACAGATAGCTGCAAAAGCACGTTATCATTACTTAATCAGCAAATCTGTGCAGGACAATAAAACATTTACAAAAGTCCAATTACTCAACAAAGAAGAACGCGTACATGAAATTTCACGAATGCTTGGTGCATCAGGTGAAAACTCTGAAAAACTAGCACGCGAAATGTTAGACGAAAAATAA